The Amycolatopsis jiangsuensis nucleotide sequence GTTGTTGATGCGGCGGACGACGGCCGGCACGGAGTTGGCCGGGTACAGGCTCTGGTCCGGGTAGGTCTGGCCGGCCAGGTTGGCGTCGGCGGCGACCTGCCAGCCGGACAGGTAGATCGCCTTCAGGCCGGCGCGGACCTGCTGCACCGCCTGGTTTCCGGTGAGCGCGCCGAGGGCGTTGATGTAGTCCTCGCTGTGCAGCAGCTGCCAGAGCTTCTCCGCACCGCGACGAGCGAGCGTCTGCTCTTCCACGACGGAGCCACGCAGCTTGACCACGTCGGCGGCGGAGTAGGTCCGCTGAACGCCCGCCCAGCGGGGGTCGGTCTTCCACTGCTCGGCCAGCTCGGCCGCCGCCTGCTCGAGCTGCTTGGCCTGCTCGGTCATGGGAATCTCCCGTGTTGCGAAGTTTGCGATTGCTCGCCTTGCCTGGTCACGACCCTGACACGAGCGGTAAAAGTCGGTCCAGAGCTCCAATTTGCCAATTTGTGCGAAGGATGCCTAGCATCTTGCAAAGGTTGTGAATCGACGGTTCGCAACGACGGGGAGAATTCGCGGGCTTGATCGTTCACGTAATCGTTCAGGCCCGGAAACCTTCCGGCCGGATGGAGGAGCCATGGACAAAACTTTCGCCGGACCGCGGCTGCGGCATCTGCGGGAAAGCCGCTCGATGAGCCAGGCGGACCTCGCGCGTGTGCTCGAGATCTCACCCAGCTACCTCAACCAGATCGAGCACAACTCCCGGCCGTTGACGGTCCCCGTGCTGCTGCGAATCACCCAGGCGTTCGGCGTCGACACCGAGTTCTTCGCCAACAACGACACCTCCCGGCTGGTCGCGGACGTCAAGGAAGCGCTGCTCGACGAGGTCGTGGGCGTCGACGTGACCAGCGGCGAGCTGAACGACCTCGCCACGAACCTGCCGTCGGTCGCCCAGGCGCTGGTGAAGCTGCACCGCAGCTACCGCAACGCGGTGGAGAGCACCGCCGCGCTGACCACGGAGAACGGCCTCGGCCTGCATGGCAGCGCGGCCGCGCCGTTGCCCCACGAGGAGGTCCGCGACTTCTTCTACGAACGGGAGAACTACGTCGCCGAACTCGACGAGCGCGCCGAGCGGATGGCCGCGGCGATCCCGCTGCGCCGCGGTTCGGTGCTCGGCTCGCTGAAGGAACGTCTCTGGCAGCGCTACGGCGTCGAGGTGACCACCCAGGGCATCGACGAATCCGCTGGTCAACAGCACCAGTACGAGCCGGCGACCCGTGTGCTGCGGCTCGCGCCGAGCCTGCGGGTCGGACAGCAGGCGTTCCGGATGGCGTCGCAGATCGCGCTGCTCGAGTACGACGACTTGATCACCGAACTCGCCGATTCGTGGGCGTTCTCCGGCCCCGCCGCGCGCACGCTCGCACGCGTCGGACTGGCGAACTACTTCGCCGGCGCGCTGATCCTGCCGTACGGCTCGTTCCTGGACGCGGCGGAGCGGTTCCGCTACGACATCGAGCGACTCTGCGACCACTACGGCGTCGGATTCGAAACGACCTGTCACCGGCTGTCGACGTTGCAGCGCCCGAAGCAGCGTGGGGTGCCGTTCTCCTTCGTGCGGGTGGACCGGGCCGGGAACATGTCGAAACGCCAGTCCGCGGCCGGCTTCCACTTCTCGCGGGTGGGCGGTGCCTGTCCGCTGTGGAACATCTACGAGGCGTTCACCTCGCCTGGCAAGATCCTTACACAGATCGCCGCGCTGCCCGATGGCAAACGCTACTTCTGGGTCGCGCGCACGGTGTCGCGCAACATCGGCGGCTACGGGAGCCCGGGCAAGACGTTCACCGTCGGCCTCGGGTGCGAGCTGCGCCACGCCGGCCGGCTCGTCTACTCCACCGGCCTGGACCTCGACGAGCCCGCCGCGGCGACACCGATCGGGATGGGATGCAAGGTCTGCGAACGGCCGGCGTGCTCGCAACGCGCGTTTCCGGCGATCGGCAAACCACTGACCGTCGACGAGAACACGAGTACCTTCGTGCCTTACCCGGCGGTCCCCAAGGCGTGAGAAGCCCCGTTCCGCGGGGCGCGGCGCAGGTAGACGCGCCGGAGTCGGCAGACACGCGAACGCACGGCCGGCAATCGACGACACTGCCGGCACCACGGGACGGCTTCCTTCGGCCGAGGCTGACACGGCTGGGTAACCGAAGGCCAGAGCCGGCACGACGAGCACGGTGAGGTGATCCGCCCTCGCCTGGCCACAGCAGGCTTTGGCACGCGAAGAGGCCCGTGGCGAACATGATCGCAGTCGTCTGCGCAGTCGGTCGGCAGCGTTCATGAACGGGCGCATGAGGACAATTCGGTGACTCCTGGTGTCGAACGGCCACATCCGGCCGTCCGGCACCCCTGCGGACGGGGCAATACACGGGAAGTAGATTCAGCGACCGTGCAACGGATCGAAACCGTCAGTGCCCAGATGGTGGAACAAGCTGCCGATCGGCTCGCCGGTGTGGTCACCCGGACGCCCCTCGAGCCCAACGCCCGCCTTTCGTCCCGGGTGGACGCACGCGTCTGGCTGAAACGCGAGGACCAGCAGACCGTCCGCTCCTACAAGATCCGCGGCGCCTACAACTTGATCGTCCAGCTCGACGACGAGACCCGCGCGCGTGGTGTCGTGTGCGCGAGCGCCGGGAATCACGCACAAGGAGTCGCGTACGCGTGTCGCCGTTTGGGGGCGAATGGCCGCGTCTACGTACCCGGCACCACGCCCCGGCAGAAGCGCGAACGCATCGCAGCTCTCGGTGGCGCGCATATCGAGGTCATCGTGGTCGGCGAGACGTACGAAGACGCCTTCGCCGCTGCGAACGAAGACGCACAGCGGACCGGAGCGACACTCGTGCCGGCTTTCGACGACATGCGCACCGTCGCCGGCCAGGGCACGGTCGCACTCGAGATAGTCGAGCAGTTGGGCTTCGTCCCGGATGTGCTGGTGGTACCCGTCGGGGGCGGTGGTCTGCTGGCCGGCATCGCGACATGGCTCCGCGAGCGGCATCCGGAAGTCCGTGTCGTCGGCGTGGAACCGGCGGGAGCGATGTGCATGGCGGCCGCACTCGAAGCAGGCGAACCCGTGCGAATCGCCTCGGTCGACCCGTTCGTCGACGGTGCGGCGGTCCGCGAAGCCGGCCGGGTGACGTTCCCCCTCGTTCGTGAAAGCGGTGCCGAGTTGACATCGATCGACGAGGGTGCGGTATGCACCGAGATGTTGTCGATGTATCAGTCGGACGGCGTGATCGCCGAACCCGCGGGCGCGCTCGCAGCTGCCGCATTGGGGACCACCGTGCCCATCGAACCCGGCCAGACGGTGGTGTGCGTCGTCTCCGGCGGCAACAACGACGTCAGCCGATACAGCGAAATCCTCGAACGCTCCCTGATGCACGAGAACCTCAAGCACTACTTCCTCGTCGGATTCCCCCAGGAGCCCGGCGCGCTCCGCCGCTTCCTCGACGAGATCCTCGGCCCGGAAGACGACATCACGCGCTTCGAGTACGTGAAACGCAACAACCGGGAGACCGGCCCGGCACTGATCGGCATCGAGATCGCCCGGCGAACGGACCTGCCGGGCCTGCTCTCCCGGC carries:
- a CDS encoding short-chain fatty acyl-CoA regulator family protein is translated as MDKTFAGPRLRHLRESRSMSQADLARVLEISPSYLNQIEHNSRPLTVPVLLRITQAFGVDTEFFANNDTSRLVADVKEALLDEVVGVDVTSGELNDLATNLPSVAQALVKLHRSYRNAVESTAALTTENGLGLHGSAAAPLPHEEVRDFFYERENYVAELDERAERMAAAIPLRRGSVLGSLKERLWQRYGVEVTTQGIDESAGQQHQYEPATRVLRLAPSLRVGQQAFRMASQIALLEYDDLITELADSWAFSGPAARTLARVGLANYFAGALILPYGSFLDAAERFRYDIERLCDHYGVGFETTCHRLSTLQRPKQRGVPFSFVRVDRAGNMSKRQSAAGFHFSRVGGACPLWNIYEAFTSPGKILTQIAALPDGKRYFWVARTVSRNIGGYGSPGKTFTVGLGCELRHAGRLVYSTGLDLDEPAAATPIGMGCKVCERPACSQRAFPAIGKPLTVDENTSTFVPYPAVPKA
- the ilvA gene encoding threonine ammonia-lyase IlvA, translating into MQRIETVSAQMVEQAADRLAGVVTRTPLEPNARLSSRVDARVWLKREDQQTVRSYKIRGAYNLIVQLDDETRARGVVCASAGNHAQGVAYACRRLGANGRVYVPGTTPRQKRERIAALGGAHIEVIVVGETYEDAFAAANEDAQRTGATLVPAFDDMRTVAGQGTVALEIVEQLGFVPDVLVVPVGGGGLLAGIATWLRERHPEVRVVGVEPAGAMCMAAALEAGEPVRIASVDPFVDGAAVREAGRVTFPLVRESGAELTSIDEGAVCTEMLSMYQSDGVIAEPAGALAAAALGTTVPIEPGQTVVCVVSGGNNDVSRYSEILERSLMHENLKHYFLVGFPQEPGALRRFLDEILGPEDDITRFEYVKRNNRETGPALIGIEIARRTDLPGLLSRLAASPSQVERVEPGSPLYHFVV